Genomic DNA from Bacteroidota bacterium:
GATGCCATTCTGCATAACTTTCAGGTTATATTGAACATGGGCATGATTTCTGCGTTTAGCTTATTTGTTATTTAGAAATCGGAGCCGTTGCAGAACAGCCCATTTCATCTGAGTATTTTTAACCAATGCGCAATGCGCAGTTTTTATGGCTAAACAAGAACCAATTAAGCAACAGGGTGTCGTCACTGAGGCGCTCCCAAACACACAATTCCGCGTACAACTCGACAATGGTCATGTGATCCTTGGTCTTCTGTCCGGCAAAATGCGCAAGTTTTTTATCCGCATCCTCCCTGGAGATCGCGTAGACGTTGAGATGTCGCCTTACGATCTCACAAAAGGTCGCATTGTATACCGCTACAAAGGGTAATACAATAAGCATGTAGTGTAATCAGGCGCAGGCCTACTCGTGTCGTATCGCATC
This window encodes:
- the infA gene encoding translation initiation factor IF-1: MAKQEPIKQQGVVTEALPNTQFRVQLDNGHVILGLLSGKMRKFFIRILPGDRVDVEMSPYDLTKGRIVYRYKG